TCCTCATCGGCATCGAACGAGATGTCTTGACCGCTGAGACGCATCTCCATCTCGCGCACGGCCTCGGGGCTCACGCCGAGGTCTTTCGCCACGGCATTGACCTCTTCCTGGTTGAACCAGCCCAGGCGTTTCTTGGCGCCGCGCAGATTAAAGAACAGTTTGCGTTGCGCCTTGGTGGTCGCCATCTTGACGATGCGCCAGTTGCGCAGGACGAATTCGTGGATTTCGGCGCGGATCCAGTGCACGGCAAACGACACCAAACGGACCTTCATGCGGGGGTCGAAGCGCCGCACCGCCTTCATGAGGCCGATGTTGCCTTCCTGAATGAGGTCACCCAGCGCCAAGCCATAGCCTGAATAGCCGCGCGCGATGTGCACCACAAAACGCAGGTGGGCCATGATGAGACGCTGCGCCGCACTGAGATCGTTGTGTTCTTGCAGGCTGACCGCAAGAGCGAATTCTTCCTCGGCACTCAGCACCGGTATCGTTTTCACCGCCCGGATATAGGTATCCAGACTGCCTATAGGTGTAGCCAACTGGAGATTAAAGGTCTGTCTCATCGTCTTACCTCAAGTAGCGGTTCAATTTTACCATGCCGCGGCGAATTTGCAGCGGATCTAGCTATTAGCTAACCCCAGGAATGATAAAAACCACTGATATTTCAACTATCTTACAGTTACTTAAGAGTGATACAAGGCCGGAAAGTTCAGTTTTGGCCGGTAGCCCGCCTGGCTTCGTCATTAACGGCCACCAGCCCTTGCTGGTTACACACATACGTACAGTTCCTCCCCGCCTTTTTGGCGGCATAGAGCGCCTGGTCTGCGTGGCTGAACAACCGGGTCAGCGAGACCTCCGGGTGATACAAGGTGGAGGCGACCCCTACGCTGATCGTCAAGGGAATATTTATAGGGTTCAGGGACTCAATACGTCGCCGCAGTTCCTCGGCCTGGGCCAGGGCTTCACTTTCTCCACAGTGTGGTACCAGGATGGCAAACTCCTCCCCGCCAAACCTTGCGACGATAGGGTCGCCCTCGGTGTGCCGGTAAGCTACTTCCCCCAGCCGCCTGCCGGTCTCCATTGCTTCCGCAGATTTAGTCCCTTCTATAAAATGCTGGCTGAGCGCCTGCGCGATCAAGACTAGTACACGATCTCCTGCGATATGGCCATAATTGTCGTTTATTTTCTTGAAATGGTCTATATCTATCAAATATACGCATAGCGGGCGGCTGGACTCTTTTTCGAGGCTGCGACTACCGTGGTCGAACAGGTAACGCCGGTTATGCGCCCCTGTCAGACTGTCCGTGGTGGCCAGACGGCTCATCTCCTCGGCCTGATGCTTAAGGGCGGTGAATTGCTGCTTGATGAGCAGCAGTGAACGTACCCGGGCCATGAGCACCTCGGCCACAATGGGCTTGGTGACAAAATCGTTCGCCCCGGCATGGAACACCTCAGCCTGCTTTTTCTCATTGCTGATGGAGGTGACCACCAACACCGGCAGCTCTTGCTGGGAGTAACGTAGCTTGGTGCGGATGGCGTGCAGCAAATCGCCACCCGTCATTTTGCCCTTGAGGAAAAAGTCGGTGATGACGATGTCCACCTCCGGCTCGTCCTCCGGCGCGTTCCGCTCCAGCAGACTCAAGGCCTGTTCCGCGGTGCTGACCCGCTCCACCTGCAAACCGTGCGTTTCCATCACACGGCGTGTGATCTCCGCGGCGGTGGGGCTGTCCTCCACATAAAGTACCCTGCCCACCAAACCGAGATTCCGCTGAGTGAAGGCCTTGATGAAGCTTACAAACTCGGCATAACCCTGTGATTTATCAAAATAGTCCGTGACGCCGGCGGCAAAGCCTTCGCGCAGCAACCGGTCGTCCGCATTGCCTGAGACGACAATAATGGGGGTATAGCGCTGGATGGCGGTCTCACGGATACGCCGGCTGAGGTCGAGGCCATCCATGTCGGGAAGCAACAGGGCGGTGGTGATGAGATCGAACTTGATGGTGGTAAGATAGCCCAAGGCCTCGCTTGCGGTGGCGCAGGCGGTGATGCGGGCATTGCCCATCTCCGCCCGCAGGCTGCGCGCAATCAGCGTGCGCGAGACCTCGGAGTCATCCACGATCATGATGCTTGTTGTTCGTTTTTCCACCCCAGTCTTACCCCTTCTTAAGTCAGCCAATACAACATCTGATAGGGCTCTGCATAATTCATACCAGGGTGTTACGTCGGCTCAATGGCGGCCAAGTGCCTGTGTACGGCCAGCAAAGCACCGAACAGGCCAAGCGCCCCTCCCAGGCTCAGCAACACGAGACTGCCTTTAAGGCTTAAGTGGATCAGTTGGAAATCGCTGCTATAAAGCCTCGCGAGCTGTTCTATTGGGCCGCGCAGCAGTCCCAGGGCAAGCGTCACCAGCGCCCAGGCGATGACCCCGCCGAGCAGCCCATAGCCGAGGCCAAGGTAGAGAAACGGGCGGCGGATAAAGGCATCGGTCGCGCCTATCAGCTTGATGATCTCGATCTCCTCGCGGCGGTTTAGTATCGCCAGGCGGAGGGTGTTACTCACGATCAGCAACACGCCGAGCGCCAACAGACCGGCCAGCAGCGTCACGCCGCGCTCGACGACCCGCAGAATCGCCTCCAAACGCTGTAGCCATTGCATATCAAACTGCACGGCGTCGGCCTCGGGGAGCGCCCGTAGCGTGGTGAGCAGTTCCGTGACTGCCTGAGCCGGCGAAGTTCCTGCGGGAGGCGGCGTGGGATAGACCACTAGCAGAGCCGGCAGGGGATTCTCATCCAACATCGCCAAGGCCTCGGCAAAACCGCTCTGTTTGCGCATCTCCTCGAACCCTTGAGAGCGGCTAATCAGCTTGACCTGCGACACACCCGGCAGCGTGCGCAATCGCCCGGCGAGCGCGCTTGCCTGAGCGTCGCCGACCCCGGGCTTGAGAAAGACCGAAATCTGCCGCTCGTCGTGCCATTGTGTGCTATGCGCCTGAATAGGGCTCAATACCGCATACAGCCCGGCGGGCAAGGCGAGCGCGATGCCGATGACGGCGGCCGTCATTAAGGTGGCGATAGGGGAGCGGCTCAACTGTCCGAGCGTGGCGACAAACGCCTGCAGGTGTAACAGGATAAAGGCGCCAAAGCGGCGCCGGGGTGCGGGCGCAGAAAGTCTGGCTTCCGGTTGTTCCAACGGCCGTTGCAGCTTCTCGCGCGCAACGGGTGTCGCCCCCGTGCGGCGCCTACCGCTGCCGAAGAGATTCTTCATGCGCCTTACTATCGCCGGTCAGCCGGCCGTTTTTGAGGGTGAGCGTGCGCTGCGACAGGCTCTCGATGAGGCTCACATCGTGGCTTGCAATCAGCACCGTTACACCGAACTGATTGAATTGCTGAAACAGCTTCATGATCTCGCGCGACAGCTCCGGGTCGAGATTGCCGGTCGGCTCGTCGGCGAGCAACAGCGGCGGCTTGTTGACCACGGCGCGGGCGATACCGACGCGCTGCTGCTCGCCGCCCGACAGGACCAGGGGATAGAACCGCTCCTTGCCGAGCAATCCCACCTTGTCCAGCGCGGCGCGCACCCGCCGGCCGGTCTCCGCTGCACCGAGGCCGGCGATCATCAGCGGCAGCGCGACATTGTCGAACACCGTGTGGTCATTGAGCAGCCTATGACTCTGGAAGACCATGCCGATGCTGCGGCGCAGATAAGGGATGCGCCGATTGCCGAGCGCCGACAGGTTTTGTCCGTTGACGATGATCTGACCGCTGCTCGCGCGCTCCAGCAGGGTGATGAGCTTCAGCACCGTGCTTTTGCCGGCGCCGGAGTGGCCGGTGAGGAAGGCCATCTCGCCGCGCTGGAGTTCAAAATCCAGTCGGTTCAGCGCCTCATAACCGCCGGGATAGCGCTTGGAGACCTGGTGGAAGTGGATCATAACTGTAGGTGCGAATTCATTCGCATATCGGCCGAATAAATTCGGCCCTACCCATTTTCAAACAACGCCTCCACGAATTCCGCGGCGTTGAATTCACGTAGATCTTCTATCCCTTCGCCGACGCCGATGTAGCGTATAGGCAAACCGAGTTTCTTGGCGATGGCGAAGATGACGCCGCCCTTGGCGGTACCGTCGAGTTTGGTGAGGATGACGCCGGTCACGCCCACCGCCTGGTGAAATTGACTTGCCTGGGTCAGGGCGTTCTGGCCGGTGCCGGCATCCAGCACCAGCAGCACCTCATGGGGCGCGCCGGGGTCGGCCTTGGCGATCACCCGTTTGACCTTTTTCAGTTCCTCCATCAGATTGCCTTGGGTGTGCAGGCGGCCCGCAGTGTCGGCGATCAGCACGTCCGTACCGCGCGCCTTGGCGGCCTGTATAGCGTCGTAGATCACCGAGGCGGAATCCGCGCCGCTGTGCTGAGCGATCACCGGAATGGCGTTGCGCTCACCCCAGACCTGCAACTGTTCGATGGCTGCGGCGCGAAAGGTGTCGCCGGCGGCCAGCAGCACCGAGTGGCCCTGGCCTTGCAACCGCTTGGCGAGTTTGCCGATGCTGGTGGTCTTGCCCGCGCCGTTGATGCCAACCATCAGTATCACAAACGGCCGCACGCCTGGGATTATCTCTAGGGGACGGCTGCACGGCTCCAGGATGGCAAACAGGTCTGCGCGCAGCGCGGCAAATAGGGCCGCCGCATCGCTTAATTGACGCCGCGCCACGCGCGCAGTCAGATCCTCGATGATCGCCTGCGTCGCCTC
The DNA window shown above is from Gammaproteobacteria bacterium and carries:
- a CDS encoding ABC transporter permease, giving the protein MKNLFGSGRRRTGATPVAREKLQRPLEQPEARLSAPAPRRRFGAFILLHLQAFVATLGQLSRSPIATLMTAAVIGIALALPAGLYAVLSPIQAHSTQWHDERQISVFLKPGVGDAQASALAGRLRTLPGVSQVKLISRSQGFEEMRKQSGFAEALAMLDENPLPALLVVYPTPPPAGTSPAQAVTELLTTLRALPEADAVQFDMQWLQRLEAILRVVERGVTLLAGLLALGVLLIVSNTLRLAILNRREEIEIIKLIGATDAFIRRPFLYLGLGYGLLGGVIAWALVTLALGLLRGPIEQLARLYSSDFQLIHLSLKGSLVLLSLGGALGLFGALLAVHRHLAAIEPT
- the rpoH gene encoding RNA polymerase sigma factor RpoH — its product is MRQTFNLQLATPIGSLDTYIRAVKTIPVLSAEEEFALAVSLQEHNDLSAAQRLIMAHLRFVVHIARGYSGYGLALGDLIQEGNIGLMKAVRRFDPRMKVRLVSFAVHWIRAEIHEFVLRNWRIVKMATTKAQRKLFFNLRGAKKRLGWFNQEEVNAVAKDLGVSPEAVREMEMRLSGQDISFDADEDDEDEAPNFAPAAYLQDLRMEPARQVEQQDTTESGSEQLNRALANLDPRSRDILARRWLAEKKSTLQDLAKRHKVSAERIRQLENNAIKKLKAALAGC
- the ftsY gene encoding signal recognition particle-docking protein FtsY, which encodes MFSFRKDKSPPSAAATGDASSDVQGRAPAKGPTNVAGGRMPGATAGVESPAATGRGLFSRLKTSLGRTRSNLGEGLSRLVLGKRQIDGALLEEIETQLLSADLGVEATQAIIEDLTARVARRQLSDAAALFAALRADLFAILEPCSRPLEIIPGVRPFVILMVGINGAGKTTSIGKLAKRLQGQGHSVLLAAGDTFRAAAIEQLQVWGERNAIPVIAQHSGADSASVIYDAIQAAKARGTDVLIADTAGRLHTQGNLMEELKKVKRVIAKADPGAPHEVLLVLDAGTGQNALTQASQFHQAVGVTGVILTKLDGTAKGGVIFAIAKKLGLPIRYIGVGEGIEDLREFNAAEFVEALFENG
- the ftsE gene encoding cell division ATP-binding protein FtsE, whose protein sequence is MIHFHQVSKRYPGGYEALNRLDFELQRGEMAFLTGHSGAGKSTVLKLITLLERASSGQIIVNGQNLSALGNRRIPYLRRSIGMVFQSHRLLNDHTVFDNVALPLMIAGLGAAETGRRVRAALDKVGLLGKERFYPLVLSGGEQQRVGIARAVVNKPPLLLADEPTGNLDPELSREIMKLFQQFNQFGVTVLIASHDVSLIESLSQRTLTLKNGRLTGDSKAHEESLRQR
- a CDS encoding response regulator, producing MEKRTTSIMIVDDSEVSRTLIARSLRAEMGNARITACATASEALGYLTTIKFDLITTALLLPDMDGLDLSRRIRETAIQRYTPIIVVSGNADDRLLREGFAAGVTDYFDKSQGYAEFVSFIKAFTQRNLGLVGRVLYVEDSPTAAEITRRVMETHGLQVERVSTAEQALSLLERNAPEDEPEVDIVITDFFLKGKMTGGDLLHAIRTKLRYSQQELPVLVVTSISNEKKQAEVFHAGANDFVTKPIVAEVLMARVRSLLLIKQQFTALKHQAEEMSRLATTDSLTGAHNRRYLFDHGSRSLEKESSRPLCVYLIDIDHFKKINDNYGHIAGDRVLVLIAQALSQHFIEGTKSAEAMETGRRLGEVAYRHTEGDPIVARFGGEEFAILVPHCGESEALAQAEELRRRIESLNPINIPLTISVGVASTLYHPEVSLTRLFSHADQALYAAKKAGRNCTYVCNQQGLVAVNDEARRATGQN